A genomic window from Pelagicoccus albus includes:
- the rrtA gene encoding rhombosortase: protein MTKRNLPVERGPWLSFLLTGVSLAIFSLGETAFDHLVWREDWARTGEFWRAFTGAFTHLDRSHFVWDVLAFLTLALCVERRGRRLLLGTVVGTLLWTELFLRFSGRFTTYCGLSGIDLGLLVVLGICLFREGKLGSDRVKSVFGLLAIGLAGAKIAYESWFAESVFVDLGSAYSVAVEAHLAGLAAALLVVILGRLKWSLLEVRPLPEAM, encoded by the coding sequence ATGACGAAACGAAACCTCCCCGTGGAACGCGGACCTTGGCTTAGCTTTCTTCTGACAGGAGTTTCGCTTGCCATCTTCTCGCTTGGAGAAACTGCCTTCGACCATTTGGTTTGGCGGGAAGATTGGGCCAGAACTGGCGAGTTTTGGCGTGCTTTCACAGGGGCCTTCACTCATCTGGACCGCTCGCACTTTGTGTGGGATGTTTTGGCGTTTTTGACCCTCGCACTTTGCGTGGAACGAAGGGGGAGGCGCTTGTTGCTCGGTACTGTCGTGGGAACACTTCTTTGGACGGAGCTTTTCTTGAGGTTCTCAGGGCGATTCACCACTTATTGTGGACTATCGGGGATAGATCTTGGCCTCTTGGTTGTTTTGGGGATTTGTCTCTTCAGGGAAGGGAAGCTAGGATCGGATCGAGTTAAGTCTGTATTTGGGCTTTTAGCGATAGGGTTGGCCGGAGCGAAAATAGCTTATGAAAGCTGGTTTGCGGAATCCGTTTTTGTAGACCTAGGTTCGGCTTACTCCGTGGCAGTCGAGGCTCATTTGGCCGGCTTGGCGGCTGCTTTGTTGGTGGTGATACTAGGGCGCTTAAAATGGAGTCTCCTCGAAGTGAGGCCGCTTCCCGAGGCGATGTGA
- a CDS encoding ATP-binding protein, with translation MTVSDNADTKALKLAYLATGTLLVAFSILGSRLSWAQNSLLHTIVASATATIALALGVVFFARHSINQDSTKLIVGASLIGTGLLDALQLVLSSFPAPTFFYGTGGQLESWSWLTPRLFLASSLLASCLYEQRRKRLGVAGNIKGSYLLGGSLSLSLLCGLFFSLVPLPSPYSSSSLFSNASELIPGLIFVIALICYLKKGDWKHEALDHWLILGLIANVVCQVLSMPFSEHQHDGFAQSGHALKLVAYLLIAVGIILNLLKPKRENRDLSFPPLSEKTEQEFEKTKKSRFGLTSKLILGSSIIVIFTAGTIAYTGYANYARAIEEVETKVLNSKESQSSTYLKTVFEELKGKTLFLSKTPPIQGIVRATKSDGWDQEDASNLDQWKNRLAEIFTRFLESNPQIQQVRYIGLSDGGKELVRVDQTSLGIFRVPENGLQRKGSRGYFQSGKQLKDGQVYLTDIELNREHGEISLPHTPTIRGVTPVYSQGQLFGIVVLNLDLSLTYRTMLSQQEGSFSTFIANSKGEYLLHGDPKRTFAFEFGKSDRIFDDYPVLEELSPSFEESTTVAQMDESGSKGTLAVRLINLDPNPSDRFIYLVKHANMTANIQESAISPSVAITAGVLVAGFSMILAWIFAVTVSQPLRYISWAAKIYGDSGTQIPLPVKGQGEVGVLARSLFFLQEQINLRTQDLTDSNRRLEEALDEANTANQATRAKSEFLATMSHEIRTPMSGLIGILDLLSSEIPDESQSQLKVAQESASDLLVLINYILDFSKIEAGKLELEDKEFDLIKLLDSVSNLFSPMAEQKGLNFLVTPTVEAALKLRGDRHRLRQVITNLINNALKFTDEGEIELSAEVIESQDRSKVLQIAIRDTGLGIPEESLDQLFDAFEQVKSTSERNFGGTGLGLTISSQIVQAMGGKITVSSREGTGSTFIVQIPLSDQYEKSDCTAKIYTASQKRILIFDGNTRRSEHYAAWLRHWGFQCDVATRLSELTTLFNTSASKGGYAFSIIDSSRYTAHLDYWEGSAKETDAFKGTIHFLVGKVSEADVKRGGLQSVAELPKPVSLLELHRRLSAKPAQPETIAKPATDYLDLSKRKVLIVDDNPTNRLIIGQFMIRNHKIDPDKAVDGLEAFELIKEKPYDLILMDIMMPKMDGFEVCRQVRAGAAGETNQNTPIIAITANASEKDRNACIEAGMTDYLRKPVKQEEVARVAKTWVQN, from the coding sequence GTGACAGTTTCCGATAACGCCGACACCAAAGCCCTCAAGCTCGCCTACCTGGCCACTGGCACCCTGCTTGTCGCCTTCTCAATACTGGGATCGCGCCTCTCTTGGGCACAGAATTCCTTGCTCCACACGATCGTCGCGTCAGCCACGGCGACCATCGCCTTGGCCTTAGGTGTCGTGTTCTTTGCACGGCACTCTATCAACCAGGATTCAACCAAATTGATCGTCGGGGCCAGCCTTATCGGGACTGGGCTTTTAGATGCCTTGCAGTTGGTTCTTTCGAGTTTCCCTGCACCTACTTTTTTCTACGGCACAGGCGGACAACTTGAGTCTTGGAGTTGGCTGACACCAAGACTATTTCTGGCCTCCTCCCTGCTCGCAAGCTGCTTGTATGAACAGCGACGGAAACGACTTGGTGTCGCAGGTAACATCAAAGGATCATACCTCCTGGGTGGCTCTTTGAGCCTTAGCCTACTGTGCGGCCTTTTCTTCTCCTTAGTCCCACTTCCCAGCCCCTACTCAAGTTCGAGTCTTTTCTCGAATGCTTCGGAGCTCATCCCGGGCTTGATTTTTGTCATCGCCCTTATCTGCTACCTTAAAAAGGGAGACTGGAAACATGAAGCCCTCGATCACTGGCTCATTCTTGGACTCATCGCCAACGTCGTTTGCCAAGTGCTGTCGATGCCATTTTCGGAGCATCAGCACGATGGTTTCGCTCAAAGCGGTCACGCCCTCAAGTTGGTTGCATACCTCTTGATCGCTGTCGGTATCATCCTCAATCTGCTGAAGCCAAAGCGAGAAAACCGCGACCTGAGCTTCCCGCCTCTAAGCGAAAAAACCGAACAAGAGTTCGAGAAGACCAAAAAGTCCCGCTTCGGACTCACCTCGAAGCTTATATTGGGATCCAGCATCATCGTAATCTTCACTGCAGGAACCATCGCCTACACAGGTTACGCAAACTATGCACGAGCCATCGAAGAGGTAGAAACCAAGGTTCTGAACAGCAAGGAATCCCAGAGCTCAACCTACCTGAAAACCGTCTTTGAAGAACTGAAAGGCAAAACGCTATTTCTATCTAAAACGCCCCCGATCCAAGGCATTGTACGCGCTACCAAATCAGATGGTTGGGATCAAGAAGACGCCTCCAATCTGGATCAGTGGAAGAACCGTCTCGCAGAAATCTTCACCCGGTTTCTAGAAAGCAATCCTCAGATACAACAAGTTCGCTACATAGGCTTGTCAGACGGAGGGAAAGAGCTCGTTCGAGTAGATCAAACCTCCCTGGGAATTTTTCGTGTACCCGAAAATGGACTACAGAGAAAAGGAAGCCGCGGCTATTTCCAAAGCGGGAAACAACTTAAAGATGGGCAAGTCTACTTGACGGATATCGAGCTCAACCGCGAACATGGAGAAATATCGCTCCCTCATACCCCCACCATCCGCGGGGTAACTCCCGTTTACTCCCAGGGACAGCTTTTTGGCATCGTCGTACTCAACCTAGACCTGAGCCTGACTTACCGCACTATGTTGAGCCAACAGGAGGGAAGCTTCTCTACATTCATAGCGAACAGCAAGGGCGAGTATCTCTTGCACGGGGATCCGAAGCGAACCTTCGCCTTCGAGTTTGGCAAATCAGATCGGATCTTCGACGACTATCCGGTTCTCGAGGAACTAAGCCCAAGCTTCGAAGAGAGCACCACGGTGGCTCAAATGGACGAATCTGGGAGCAAGGGAACCTTGGCAGTCAGGCTCATCAACCTAGATCCAAATCCGAGCGATCGGTTTATCTATCTGGTCAAACACGCAAACATGACTGCAAACATACAGGAGTCTGCCATTAGTCCGAGCGTTGCTATAACAGCCGGAGTACTCGTAGCAGGCTTTTCTATGATCTTGGCGTGGATCTTCGCCGTAACCGTGAGCCAGCCGCTCCGTTATATTTCCTGGGCCGCTAAAATATATGGAGACTCAGGTACACAAATTCCCTTACCCGTCAAAGGCCAAGGCGAAGTGGGAGTTTTGGCTCGCTCCCTTTTCTTCCTTCAAGAGCAAATAAATCTACGAACCCAGGATCTGACTGACTCCAACCGGCGACTAGAAGAAGCCCTGGATGAAGCAAATACAGCTAATCAAGCGACCCGAGCCAAAAGCGAATTCCTGGCCACTATGAGCCACGAAATCCGCACTCCCATGAGCGGCTTGATCGGAATTCTAGACTTGCTGAGCTCAGAAATTCCTGACGAATCACAATCACAGCTCAAGGTGGCGCAAGAATCCGCCTCCGACCTACTTGTATTGATAAACTACATACTCGACTTCTCGAAAATAGAAGCTGGGAAGCTGGAGTTGGAGGACAAAGAGTTCGATTTGATAAAACTGTTGGACAGTGTCTCCAATTTGTTCTCCCCAATGGCCGAACAGAAGGGCCTAAACTTTTTAGTTACCCCAACAGTGGAGGCTGCATTGAAACTGCGGGGCGATCGGCACCGTCTCCGTCAAGTCATCACAAACCTCATCAACAATGCTCTCAAGTTTACTGACGAAGGAGAGATTGAGCTCTCCGCTGAGGTGATTGAATCGCAAGATCGCAGCAAAGTACTGCAGATCGCTATTCGCGACACCGGATTGGGAATTCCAGAGGAATCTCTCGACCAACTCTTCGATGCCTTCGAACAGGTCAAATCGACCAGCGAACGAAACTTCGGAGGAACTGGTCTTGGCCTGACGATCAGCAGCCAGATCGTACAGGCGATGGGCGGAAAAATCACCGTCAGTAGCCGCGAAGGAACGGGCTCCACCTTCATCGTCCAAATCCCCTTATCTGATCAATATGAAAAATCAGATTGTACTGCCAAAATCTATACAGCGAGCCAGAAACGAATTCTCATATTCGACGGAAACACGCGACGCTCCGAGCATTATGCAGCCTGGCTCAGGCACTGGGGTTTCCAATGTGATGTAGCGACCAGACTTAGCGAGCTAACGACGCTGTTCAATACTTCGGCCTCCAAGGGTGGTTACGCCTTTTCGATCATCGATTCCAGTCGCTACACCGCTCACCTCGATTACTGGGAAGGTTCAGCCAAAGAGACCGATGCCTTTAAAGGCACGATCCATTTTCTGGTCGGCAAAGTCTCCGAGGCAGACGTCAAACGCGGCGGACTCCAGTCCGTAGCCGAGCTACCCAAACCTGTCTCATTACTGGAACTCCACCGGCGCCTTTCTGCCAAACCTGCCCAACCCGAGACGATAGCTAAACCCGCCACGGACTATCTAGACCTATCGAAACGAAAGGTTCTCATCGTAGACGACAACCCGACCAACCGCTTAATCATCGGACAGTTTATGATCAGAAATCATAAGATCGACCCCGACAAAGCGGTCGATGGCCTAGAAGCGTTTGAACTGATCAAAGAGAAACCCTACGACTTGATTCTCATGGATATCATGATGCCCAAGATGGACGGGTTTGAGGTTTGCCGACAAGTGCGTGCCGGCGCCGCAGGCGAGACGAATCAAAACACTCCAATCATCGCCATCACAGCTAACGCGAGCGAAAAAGATAGAAATGCCTGTATCGAGGCAGGCATGACAGACTATCTCAGAAAACCGGTAAAACAGGAAGAGGTCGCTCGCGTCGCCAAGACTTGGGTTCAAAACTAA
- a CDS encoding fatty acid CoA ligase family protein: protein MTGANVSRFLDEKAVSQPDVPALLVPRGRQPDGSIDYLKLSFLELAAEQNEWARRLRAKGIGKGSRVLLMVKPGLPLIAICFALFKVGAVPVVIDPGMGLKSFLNCVRKSQPEFLVGISLAIWLSRVFRKAFRSLRGKIKVGGPLERVSDSFSEEAAESTATDDLAAVLFTSGSTGAPKGVSYEHGMFEAQVEAIRTQYSIKPGEVDLPMLPIFALFNPALGMTTVVPEINPSKPATVDPEKIVRAIQQCQVTNSFGSPALWAKIGSYCDLHDIELPSLNRILMAGAPVPPGMMKQYRRILPNGQVHSPYGATEVLPVSSVSDLEILQGAADRTAKGAGTCVGKILEGVEARILPVVDGVMDASFLNNPLGVGEIGEIVVTGPSVTKAYDGLPEATSLAKIEKGGRTWHRIGDLGYFDADGYLWFCGRKVERVLAGDAMFYTDCCEGVINAHPKVFRSALVARRKNGTVEPAMFVELFKDQYPASKDDEKALLAEMKELAARCQVTEAIKEFHLHKGFPVDVRHNAKIHRMTLAKELNGA from the coding sequence ATGACAGGGGCAAACGTATCCCGTTTTTTAGACGAGAAGGCCGTTTCCCAGCCGGATGTTCCGGCCCTTCTTGTTCCTCGAGGAAGGCAGCCGGATGGCTCTATCGATTATTTGAAATTGAGCTTTCTTGAGCTGGCCGCAGAGCAAAACGAATGGGCCCGCCGTCTTAGAGCCAAAGGCATAGGTAAAGGGTCCCGCGTTTTGTTAATGGTGAAGCCCGGCCTGCCCCTGATCGCGATTTGTTTCGCCCTTTTCAAAGTGGGGGCGGTGCCGGTCGTCATAGACCCCGGCATGGGACTGAAGAGCTTTCTTAACTGCGTCCGAAAGTCGCAGCCTGAGTTTCTGGTCGGTATCTCTCTTGCTATCTGGCTTTCTCGCGTATTCAGAAAAGCATTTCGTTCGCTGCGAGGGAAAATCAAGGTGGGCGGACCGCTTGAACGAGTCTCGGATAGCTTTTCGGAAGAGGCAGCGGAGTCTACCGCTACGGATGATTTGGCCGCGGTTCTTTTTACCTCAGGTTCCACAGGAGCCCCCAAGGGCGTAAGCTACGAGCATGGAATGTTTGAAGCCCAGGTAGAGGCGATTCGCACGCAATATTCGATCAAGCCCGGCGAGGTGGATTTGCCGATGCTTCCCATTTTTGCGCTTTTTAATCCAGCGTTAGGGATGACCACGGTGGTGCCGGAGATTAACCCCAGCAAGCCCGCCACAGTGGATCCGGAGAAGATCGTTCGAGCGATTCAACAGTGCCAGGTAACGAATTCTTTTGGCTCGCCAGCCCTTTGGGCGAAGATTGGTTCGTATTGCGATCTTCATGACATTGAGCTGCCCAGCTTGAATCGAATCCTGATGGCGGGAGCTCCCGTGCCTCCTGGCATGATGAAGCAGTATCGCCGTATTCTCCCGAACGGACAGGTTCACTCTCCCTACGGCGCGACGGAGGTCCTACCTGTATCGTCAGTGAGTGACCTAGAGATTTTGCAAGGGGCAGCGGACCGTACCGCGAAAGGCGCGGGAACCTGTGTCGGAAAAATTTTAGAAGGTGTAGAAGCCCGCATTTTGCCAGTGGTTGACGGGGTGATGGACGCGTCGTTTCTGAACAATCCGCTTGGTGTGGGAGAGATCGGCGAAATCGTGGTGACTGGTCCGAGCGTGACGAAGGCCTACGATGGGCTCCCGGAAGCGACGTCCTTGGCTAAGATTGAGAAAGGCGGTCGTACCTGGCACCGTATCGGCGACCTAGGCTACTTTGATGCTGATGGCTATCTATGGTTTTGCGGAAGAAAGGTAGAACGTGTCCTAGCGGGTGATGCCATGTTTTACACGGACTGTTGCGAAGGTGTGATCAACGCCCACCCCAAGGTCTTTCGATCCGCTTTGGTAGCCCGCCGGAAGAATGGAACGGTGGAACCTGCTATGTTCGTCGAGCTATTTAAAGACCAGTATCCAGCCAGCAAGGACGACGAGAAAGCGCTTTTAGCCGAGATGAAAGAGCTTGCAGCAAGGTGCCAAGTGACTGAGGCCATTAAGGAATTCCATTTGCACAAAGGCTTTCCGGTCGACGTTAGGCACAATGCTAAGATTCACCGCATGACTTTGGCGAAAGAGCTAAACGGGGCGTAG
- a CDS encoding ribonuclease D produces the protein MSKHPSMEEDGFIYVDKQTDLERLCDHLEGETEVALDSEADNLHHFETKLCLLQLRFDETIYLLDVTADLDLERFWKILSGLHLIMHGSDFDLRLFEEFCGFEAKSLFDSMLASQLLGIKRIGLAALLEENFGVRIPKDSQKSDWSQRPLTPKMLKYAATDVLYLHELRDKLMARIRELSREEWLNQRCANQIRIAKSGFPRNDENSWRISRSDRLDERGQAAVYELWHWRQNLAKRLDRPPFKVLGNDYIIALAEGVSEGNWEFVFEGLPQGIQRRARQGLKDALKLGASRDVSTLPQRPPRPERRAPLSQQELDRQDAIKSFRDKLSTTLSIDPTLIATRSQVAQVARDPSDLDGFLNWQKELLEPCLQGLRSEG, from the coding sequence ATGAGTAAGCATCCGAGTATGGAAGAAGACGGATTTATCTACGTTGATAAGCAGACAGACCTCGAAAGGCTCTGTGATCATTTGGAAGGCGAAACCGAAGTCGCTTTGGACAGTGAAGCGGACAATTTGCACCACTTCGAAACGAAGCTTTGCCTGCTGCAACTCCGCTTCGACGAGACAATCTATCTTCTGGATGTTACCGCCGATTTGGATTTGGAGCGGTTTTGGAAAATCCTCTCCGGTTTGCATCTGATCATGCACGGGAGCGATTTCGACCTGCGCTTGTTTGAGGAATTTTGCGGTTTCGAGGCCAAGAGCCTATTCGACTCCATGCTTGCCTCGCAGTTGCTCGGCATCAAGCGGATCGGTTTGGCAGCTTTGCTAGAGGAGAATTTTGGAGTTAGAATCCCGAAGGACAGCCAAAAGAGCGACTGGTCCCAACGGCCTTTAACTCCTAAAATGCTTAAGTATGCGGCCACGGACGTGCTCTATCTGCACGAGCTACGCGACAAGCTGATGGCTCGCATCCGGGAGCTTAGTCGTGAGGAGTGGCTAAATCAGCGTTGCGCGAACCAGATCCGAATCGCGAAGTCAGGCTTTCCGCGCAATGACGAGAACTCTTGGCGTATCTCTCGATCGGACCGATTGGACGAACGGGGGCAGGCTGCGGTTTACGAGCTTTGGCACTGGCGGCAAAATCTAGCCAAGCGCTTGGATCGCCCGCCCTTTAAGGTGTTAGGAAACGATTACATTATCGCTCTCGCGGAAGGCGTTTCGGAAGGGAATTGGGAATTTGTCTTTGAAGGTTTGCCGCAAGGAATTCAAAGACGCGCTCGTCAGGGCCTGAAAGACGCTTTGAAGCTAGGTGCCTCCCGCGATGTATCCACATTGCCACAACGTCCACCCCGTCCAGAGCGTAGAGCGCCCCTCTCGCAGCAGGAGCTCGATCGGCAGGACGCCATCAAATCGTTTCGCGATAAGTTGTCTACGACCCTCTCAATCGACCCGACCTTGATCGCAACGCGGAGCCAAGTGGCGCAGGTTGCGAGAGATCCATCGGACCTAGATGGTTTTCTCAATTGGCAGAAAGAGTTGCTAGAGCCGTGCCTGCAGGGCTTGCGATCTGAGGGCTGA
- a CDS encoding VIT and vWA domain-containing protein, which yields MKIKSQNTISRIALGLGAFVVAASAHAAGLLTPVGSSDGRLDLQSHHVRVVINNGFARTEVEQVFSNPGSRDLEAIYTAPVPEAGALSELTIYAGEKVLQGEVVARQEAERIYQEEKEQGNEVGKADKNSYQNFEFKVSPVPANGSVRMTYAYYEPLEIDTGVGRYTYPLEEGGTDEAAQAFWTQNDVVLADFSVEVVLKSAFPVARTRAPGFGGTATPQEDGSLLYRYESQGGSLAQDFVFYYMLEEDLPGRMELLTYKESGDKPGSFMMVLTPGVDLKPLSNGADYVFALDVSGSMQGKLHTLVAGVKKAVSQLKPEDRFRVVAFNDRAYDLSNAWVPATGADFDQLLVELDQLTSGGGTNVYDGLQLALKHLDADRVATLILVTDGVTNRGIVEPKAFYRLLEKQDLRFYGFLLGNSSNWPLMQLMCEASGGSYRSVSNSDDIVGEVLLAKNKVAFESMRNAELSIEGVDTFDVGDFKIGKIHYGDQLVLMGRYAEGGDANVSLSVRVNGQEERYSALVHFPKEDLAHPELERIWALDQVRKIEVARMAGFVDEGESKSAIRDIGVGYQIVTDETSMIALDDAAFARHGVERRNQARIQLEQAARQSYPSSAGAQRVDTQQPMFTGKSHSVGGGAGAIEPWFVLMLAGGLVLLVARNRFQRM from the coding sequence ATGAAAATCAAATCGCAAAATACAATTTCCCGAATTGCTCTTGGTTTAGGAGCTTTTGTCGTAGCAGCTTCGGCTCACGCGGCGGGACTTCTGACTCCGGTTGGATCTTCCGACGGCAGGCTTGATCTACAAAGCCACCACGTTCGTGTGGTCATAAACAACGGCTTCGCTCGCACCGAGGTGGAGCAAGTGTTTTCGAACCCCGGTTCGCGCGACTTGGAAGCGATCTATACAGCACCGGTCCCAGAAGCAGGCGCTTTATCTGAATTAACCATCTACGCGGGTGAAAAAGTGCTGCAAGGGGAGGTTGTTGCCCGCCAGGAGGCAGAGCGAATCTACCAGGAAGAAAAAGAGCAGGGCAACGAAGTCGGAAAGGCTGACAAGAATTCGTATCAGAATTTTGAATTCAAGGTTTCTCCGGTGCCGGCCAATGGCAGTGTGCGCATGACCTATGCGTACTACGAGCCACTCGAGATAGATACGGGAGTCGGTCGCTACACCTACCCGCTAGAAGAGGGTGGAACCGATGAGGCGGCCCAAGCGTTTTGGACACAAAACGACGTGGTGCTCGCGGATTTCAGCGTCGAGGTCGTTTTAAAGTCTGCCTTTCCGGTGGCACGGACTCGAGCTCCTGGGTTTGGGGGTACGGCGACGCCTCAGGAAGATGGGAGTTTGCTCTATCGCTACGAAAGCCAGGGAGGCTCTTTAGCTCAGGACTTTGTCTTCTACTACATGTTGGAAGAGGATCTGCCGGGGCGTATGGAACTGCTTACGTATAAGGAAAGTGGAGACAAGCCGGGTAGCTTCATGATGGTCTTGACGCCGGGAGTCGACCTGAAGCCGCTGTCTAATGGCGCTGACTACGTCTTTGCCCTGGATGTGTCCGGAAGCATGCAGGGGAAGTTGCATACGCTCGTGGCCGGAGTGAAGAAGGCAGTTTCTCAACTCAAGCCCGAGGATCGATTTCGAGTCGTGGCCTTCAACGATCGAGCATATGATCTTTCAAACGCTTGGGTCCCTGCCACGGGAGCGGATTTTGATCAGCTCTTAGTGGAACTCGACCAGTTGACCTCCGGCGGCGGAACCAATGTTTACGATGGATTGCAGCTCGCTCTCAAGCACTTGGATGCGGATCGCGTAGCCACTTTGATTCTGGTTACGGATGGAGTTACCAACCGCGGCATTGTAGAGCCCAAAGCCTTTTATCGACTTCTGGAAAAGCAAGACCTTCGCTTCTATGGATTCCTTCTGGGAAATAGCAGCAACTGGCCCTTGATGCAGCTAATGTGCGAAGCAAGCGGAGGAAGCTATCGCAGCGTATCCAATAGCGATGACATCGTCGGAGAGGTTTTGTTGGCCAAAAACAAGGTCGCGTTCGAGAGTATGCGCAATGCGGAGCTTAGTATCGAGGGCGTCGATACGTTTGATGTGGGCGACTTCAAAATCGGCAAGATTCACTACGGAGATCAGCTCGTGCTGATGGGGCGTTATGCGGAAGGCGGAGATGCAAACGTTTCGCTCTCCGTTCGGGTTAATGGTCAGGAGGAACGTTATTCGGCTCTCGTCCATTTTCCGAAAGAAGACCTCGCTCATCCGGAGCTCGAGCGAATTTGGGCCTTGGATCAAGTGCGTAAGATCGAGGTCGCTCGCATGGCTGGATTCGTCGATGAAGGTGAATCGAAATCAGCCATACGGGATATTGGAGTCGGCTATCAGATTGTAACGGATGAGACTTCTATGATCGCTCTCGATGACGCGGCTTTTGCGAGACACGGGGTGGAGCGGAGGAACCAAGCTCGAATCCAGCTTGAGCAGGCCGCCCGCCAAAGCTATCCAAGCTCCGCAGGAGCCCAAAGAGTGGATACGCAACAGCCCATGTTCACCGGCAAATCTCATTCTGTGGGTGGGGGCGCCGGAGCGATCGAGCCATGGTTTGTGCTAATGCTTGCCGGCGGACTCGTACTTTTGGTGGCACGTAATCGTTTCCAGCGAATGTAA
- a CDS encoding DNA mismatch endonuclease Vsr, with product MPDQFERDRDIAQMTDRISKERRSWVMSRVRGKHTKPERLVRSLLHRLGYRFTVNGPKNKNLPGKPDIVLPARKCVIFVHGCFWHRHQNCRIATTPKSNVAYWQEKFERNVERDRTAQSVLAESGWRVIVIWECELKQLDKVAAHLVSEIPRHSELELPESIEDELLVAETSRSYGKPKSETES from the coding sequence GTGCCTGACCAATTCGAGCGTGATAGAGATATCGCGCAAATGACGGATCGAATATCCAAAGAGCGACGCTCCTGGGTGATGTCTCGCGTGAGGGGCAAGCACACCAAGCCGGAGCGACTCGTGCGCAGCCTACTCCATCGGCTCGGCTATCGCTTCACCGTCAACGGGCCAAAAAACAAGAACCTGCCCGGCAAGCCGGATATCGTGCTACCGGCCCGAAAATGCGTAATCTTCGTACACGGCTGCTTTTGGCATCGTCATCAAAATTGCCGCATCGCGACCACGCCGAAGTCAAACGTCGCCTACTGGCAGGAGAAATTCGAGCGAAACGTCGAACGAGATCGAACCGCTCAATCGGTTTTGGCCGAGTCCGGTTGGCGAGTGATCGTGATTTGGGAATGCGAACTCAAGCAGCTCGACAAAGTGGCCGCCCACCTCGTTTCCGAGATCCCTCGCCATTCCGAGCTCGAGCTACCCGAGAGCATCGAAGACGAGCTGCTAGTCGCCGAGACCTCCCGCTCATACGGCAAACCTAAATCAGAAACCGAGTCTTAG